One Capricornis sumatraensis isolate serow.1 chromosome 8, serow.2, whole genome shotgun sequence genomic region harbors:
- the TNFSF12 gene encoding tumor necrosis factor ligand superfamily member 12 isoform X2 has protein sequence MATRRIQRRRERRGEPGTALLAPLVLGLGLVLACLGLLLAVVSLGSRASLFAQEPSQRDLVAEEDPDPLDLNPQPEESQDAVPFLKLVRPRRNASKGQKPRARRAVAAHYEVHPRPGQDGAQAGVDGTVSGWEEAKINSSNPLRYDCQTGQFMVTRAGLYYLYCQVHFDEGKAVYLKLDLLVDDTLALRCLEEFSATAASSPGPQLRLCQVSGLLRLRRGSSLRIRTLPQTQLKAAPFLTYFGLFQVH, from the exons ATGGCCACCCGTCGGATCCAGAGGCGGAGGGAGCGCCGGGGGGAGCCGGGCACCGCCCTGCTGGCCCCGCTCGTGCTGGGCCTGGGCCTGGTGCTGGCCTGCCTCGGCCTCCTGCTGGCCGTGGTCAGCCTGGGGAGCCGGGCATCGCTGTTTGCCCAG GAGCCTTCCCAGAGGGACCTGGTGGCAGAGGAAGACCCGGACCCGCTG GACCTGAACCCCCAGCCCGAGGAAAGCCAGGATGCTGTTCCTTTCCTGAAACTGGTTCGGCCTCGCAGAAATG CATCTAAAGGCCAGAAACCACGGGCGCGCAGAGCAGTTGCAGCCCACTATGAAG TTCACCCACGACCAGGACAAGACGGAGCACAGGCAG GTGTGGACGGGACGGTGAGTGGCTGGGAGGAGGCCAAAATCAACAGCTCCAACCCCCTGCGCTATGACTGCCAGACCGGGCAATTTATGGTCACCCGGGCTGGGCTGTACTACCTGTACTGTCAG gtGCACTTTGATGAGGGGAAGGCTGTCTACCTGAAGCTGGACTTGCTGGTGGATGACACGCTGGCCCTGCGCTGCCTGGAGGAATTCTCGGCCACTGCGGCCAGTTCCCCTGGCCCCCAGCTCCGTCTCTGCCAGGTGTCAGGGCTCTTGCGCCTGCGGCGAGGGTCCTCCCTGCGGATCCGCACCCTCCCCCAGACCCAACTCAAGGCTGCCCCCTTCCTCACCTACTTTGGACTCTTCCAAGTTCACTGA
- the TNFSF12 gene encoding tumor necrosis factor ligand superfamily member 12 isoform X1 gives MATRRIQRRRERRGEPGTALLAPLVLGLGLVLACLGLLLAVVSLGSRASLFAQQEPSQRDLVAEEDPDPLDLNPQPEESQDAVPFLKLVRPRRNASKGQKPRARRAVAAHYEVHPRPGQDGAQAGVDGTVSGWEEAKINSSNPLRYDCQTGQFMVTRAGLYYLYCQVHFDEGKAVYLKLDLLVDDTLALRCLEEFSATAASSPGPQLRLCQVSGLLRLRRGSSLRIRTLPQTQLKAAPFLTYFGLFQVH, from the exons ATGGCCACCCGTCGGATCCAGAGGCGGAGGGAGCGCCGGGGGGAGCCGGGCACCGCCCTGCTGGCCCCGCTCGTGCTGGGCCTGGGCCTGGTGCTGGCCTGCCTCGGCCTCCTGCTGGCCGTGGTCAGCCTGGGGAGCCGGGCATCGCTGTTTGCCCAG CAGGAGCCTTCCCAGAGGGACCTGGTGGCAGAGGAAGACCCGGACCCGCTG GACCTGAACCCCCAGCCCGAGGAAAGCCAGGATGCTGTTCCTTTCCTGAAACTGGTTCGGCCTCGCAGAAATG CATCTAAAGGCCAGAAACCACGGGCGCGCAGAGCAGTTGCAGCCCACTATGAAG TTCACCCACGACCAGGACAAGACGGAGCACAGGCAG GTGTGGACGGGACGGTGAGTGGCTGGGAGGAGGCCAAAATCAACAGCTCCAACCCCCTGCGCTATGACTGCCAGACCGGGCAATTTATGGTCACCCGGGCTGGGCTGTACTACCTGTACTGTCAG gtGCACTTTGATGAGGGGAAGGCTGTCTACCTGAAGCTGGACTTGCTGGTGGATGACACGCTGGCCCTGCGCTGCCTGGAGGAATTCTCGGCCACTGCGGCCAGTTCCCCTGGCCCCCAGCTCCGTCTCTGCCAGGTGTCAGGGCTCTTGCGCCTGCGGCGAGGGTCCTCCCTGCGGATCCGCACCCTCCCCCAGACCCAACTCAAGGCTGCCCCCTTCCTCACCTACTTTGGACTCTTCCAAGTTCACTGA
- the TNFSF12 gene encoding tumor necrosis factor ligand superfamily member 12 isoform X3 has product MATRRIQRRRERRGEPGTALLAPLVLGLGLVLACLGLLLAVVSLGSRASLFAQDLNPQPEESQDAVPFLKLVRPRRNASKGQKPRARRAVAAHYEVHPRPGQDGAQAGVDGTVSGWEEAKINSSNPLRYDCQTGQFMVTRAGLYYLYCQVHFDEGKAVYLKLDLLVDDTLALRCLEEFSATAASSPGPQLRLCQVSGLLRLRRGSSLRIRTLPQTQLKAAPFLTYFGLFQVH; this is encoded by the exons ATGGCCACCCGTCGGATCCAGAGGCGGAGGGAGCGCCGGGGGGAGCCGGGCACCGCCCTGCTGGCCCCGCTCGTGCTGGGCCTGGGCCTGGTGCTGGCCTGCCTCGGCCTCCTGCTGGCCGTGGTCAGCCTGGGGAGCCGGGCATCGCTGTTTGCCCAG GACCTGAACCCCCAGCCCGAGGAAAGCCAGGATGCTGTTCCTTTCCTGAAACTGGTTCGGCCTCGCAGAAATG CATCTAAAGGCCAGAAACCACGGGCGCGCAGAGCAGTTGCAGCCCACTATGAAG TTCACCCACGACCAGGACAAGACGGAGCACAGGCAG GTGTGGACGGGACGGTGAGTGGCTGGGAGGAGGCCAAAATCAACAGCTCCAACCCCCTGCGCTATGACTGCCAGACCGGGCAATTTATGGTCACCCGGGCTGGGCTGTACTACCTGTACTGTCAG gtGCACTTTGATGAGGGGAAGGCTGTCTACCTGAAGCTGGACTTGCTGGTGGATGACACGCTGGCCCTGCGCTGCCTGGAGGAATTCTCGGCCACTGCGGCCAGTTCCCCTGGCCCCCAGCTCCGTCTCTGCCAGGTGTCAGGGCTCTTGCGCCTGCGGCGAGGGTCCTCCCTGCGGATCCGCACCCTCCCCCAGACCCAACTCAAGGCTGCCCCCTTCCTCACCTACTTTGGACTCTTCCAAGTTCACTGA